In the genome of Aspergillus luchuensis IFO 4308 DNA, chromosome 2, nearly complete sequence, one region contains:
- a CDS encoding cytochrome P450 (COG:Q;~EggNog:ENOG410PJDN;~InterPro:IPR001128,IPR017972,IPR002401,IPR036396;~PFAM:PF00067;~go_function: GO:0005506 - iron ion binding [Evidence IEA];~go_function: GO:0016705 - oxidoreductase activity, acting on paired donors, with incorporation or reduction of molecular oxygen [Evidence IEA];~go_function: GO:0020037 - heme binding [Evidence IEA];~go_process: GO:0055114 - oxidation-reduction process [Evidence IEA]) — translation MEQHVALCAVTVVAIWVLQFTYKFLRSPLRHIPGPLYTRVTRLPLKLSIVTGKRIYFIHDLHQKYGPVVRIAPDEVSISSLPEFKEIHRVGSAFLKTPWYQKFSWDRNPGVFTMRDPKEHAARRKLFARAFSKSELRQTWEPVVREKVQLAVSRIRGELLRDGTSDVLKWWTFLATDVSGHLMFGESFEMLQYGKKNKYINILESTMMGSGINVELPLVALIGRYVPLASFQEMFRPSDYLTEYGRRAVSRSRANSNSTRNIFTGIVNESEKASSTLSEEDVVIEAGNLIVAGSDTTAVTLTYLVWAVLSQPKLQHDLEEEVSALAPNYNDAALEELPLLNAVITETLRLYGAAPGSLPRGVPNGGATFCGYQIPQGTTVSTQSYTMHRDEGLYPDPETFDVTRWLGGDGHGSDAARQGLSPFGYGTRICLGVHLAWMELRLAATEFFRECRGVRLASGTTRESMKPENYFLIAPSGHRCDIQRQ, via the exons ATGGAGCAACATGTTGCATTGTGCGCTGTGACTGTGGTGGCGATCTGGGTTTTGCAG TTTACTTACAAGTTCCTCAGATCTCCCCTTCGTCACATACCGGGACCTCTGTACACAAGAGTAACGAGGTTGCCGCTAAAGCTATCGATCGTCACGGGAAAGCGCATCTACTTCATCCACGATCTGCACCAGAAATATGGCCCTGTAGTGCGTATCGCTCCGGACGAGGTTTCTATTTCCTCACTGCCCGAGTTCAAAGAGATCCATCGTGTCGGGTCGGCCTTCCTGAAGACCCCATGGTATCAAAAGTTCTCCTGGGACCGAAATCCGGGAGTCTTTACTATGCGGGATCCCAAGGAACATGCTGCGCGTAGGAAGTTGTTTGCGCGTGCATTCTCCAAATCCGAATTAAGACAAACATGGGAGCCCGTAGTAAGGGAAAAAGTCCAGTTAGCAGTGTCTCGGATTCGCGGTGAATTGCTGCGGGATGGGACATCCGATGTTCTGAAGTGGTGGACGTTTCTCGCCACTGATGTGAGCGGACATTTGATGTTCGGTGAATCATTTGAAATGCTGCAGTATGGAAAG aaaaacaaatatatcaatattttaGAGTCCACCATGATGGGCTCGGGAATCAACGTAGAGCTTCCCCTTGTGGCACTCATTGGCCGATATGTCCCACTTGCATCCTTCCAGGAGATGTTTCGCCCCAGTGACTATCTTACTGAATATGGAAGGCGAGCGGTGTCAAGGAGTCGAGCGAATAGCAACTCCACCCGGAATATTTTCACCGGAATAGTGAATGAATCGGAGAAGGCGAGCAGCACGCTTTCTGAGGAGGACGTGGTAATCGAAGCGGGCAACCTGATTGTGGCTGGCTCCGATACTACTGCTGTCACGTTGACGTACCTGGTATGGGCTGTGCTGTCGCAGCCGAAGCTCCAGCacgatctggaagaagaggtcaGTGCGCTGGCTCCGAATTATAACGACGCTGCGCTGGAGGAACTGCCGCTGCTGAATGCCGTCATCACGGAGACCCTACGACTCTATGGAGCAGCTCCGGGCTCCTTGCCTCGGGGCGTGCCGAATGGCGGTGCGACCTTTTGCGGATACCAGATTCCTCAAGGTACCACGGTCAGCACGCAGAGTTACACCATGCACCGGGATGAGGGACTTTACCCAGATCCCGAGACCTTTGATGTCACTCGCTGGTTAGGAGGGGATGGACATGGATCCGATGCAGCCAGGCAGGGTCTCTCCCCCTTTGGGTACGGCACCCGAATCTGCCTAGGGGTGCATCTCGCCTGGATGGAACTTCGCTTAGCAGCAACCGAGTTCTTCCGTGAGTGTCGAGGGGTGCGACTGGCGTCGGGCACAACACGGGAAAGTATGAAGCCGGAAAACTATTTTCTGATCGCTCCGTCTGGACATCGCTGTGACATTCAACGTCAATAA
- a CDS encoding transcription factor domain-containing protein (COG:S;~EggNog:ENOG410Q1U5;~InterPro:IPR007219;~go_function: GO:0003677 - DNA binding [Evidence IEA];~go_function: GO:0008270 - zinc ion binding [Evidence IEA];~go_process: GO:0006351 - transcription, DNA-templated [Evidence IEA]), whose product MERLGILVVLRGGRFRFHGSGLKRCFGPFVRNPSSLYIFRAKTTASTPVAPGPRILDAKAMSDPHSAQDGPLTKGSPSAGTASTLDGNEWMQKLAKLCGPSATLRNVGTPMAEIESMFDSVFPRNPVETIRDLQSAQSVNTVQLYGSNEDILDAYYIFIHSYYPILPPPDRLPVTHNPVRVDHPDEFRPASPLALAISAMVALVPHKDVKYPARPEYVSIRREVSLRFAKAAYAVIARDYQPLRAPGRFEGSLRDSIGRPPFHSKLPVCLEGVIALSILCFYEYGQQGNLDNSARLANEALEMAFMLGLHESLEENEYALARRRSWWFVYMAASHMATVTGMPASFDVYDPSFVTPYPKDWRLRVEAQQTLYEAGIFAVELDETIRRREDVSWIQKRMSELDNQITSLLFECRDKLSATQGPQPNCVESVAASALRSYAEIKLHSARIKLHRYCAFQDVPMFSEQPGPHPGLCANKSIDEGRASSDTTLLQRPASMQQFGIQFPFSSHTSSVICVHAAINVVTLLDSLPFPNPTNDDSPTNLPYIFQNYEVPRAMPTLICCAMQAGYTMLTLSCKTRPFVTKVPDSNAGDFPLAGLRNELEQSLRVVAKFLANHAIAFEAIQGMRDEMVEAIEREFGKP is encoded by the exons atggagagacTAGGGATACTAGTCGTCCT CCGTGGGGGGCGCTTCCGTTTCCATGGCTCGGGTCTCAAACGGTGTTTTGGCCCCTTCGTCAGGAATCCCTCTAGTCTCTATATATTCCGTGCTAAGACGACAGCATCAACCCCCGTCGCTCCCGGCCCGCGCATACTAGATGCCAAGGCCATGTCAGATCCGCACTCGGCTCAGGATGGGCCCTTAACCAAAGGTTCCCCCTCTGCCGGGACAGCATCAACTCTTGATGGGAATG AATGGATGCAGAAACTGGCTAAACTATGTGGCCCCAGCGCTACCCTGCGCAACGTTGGAACTCCAATGGCTGAAATAGAGTCTATGTTTGACTCTGTTTTCCCGCGAAACCCAGTCGAAACCATTCGGGATTTGCAGTCCGCTCAGTCCGTCAACACGGTCCAGCTATACGGCAGCAATGAGGACAT ACTGGATGCATACTACATTTTCATACATTCATACTATCccatccttcctccgcctgaTCGTTTGCCTGTTACCCACAATCCAGTTAGGGTGGACCATCCGGATGAGTTCAGGCCGGCAAGTCCACTCGCGCTAGCCATCTCAGCGATGGTGGCGCTGGTTCCCCACAAAGATGTGAAATATCCTGCCAGACCAGAATATGTCAGCATCCGAAGAGAGGTTTCACTGCGATTTGCCAAAGCCGCATATGCGGTGATTGCTCGGGATTACCAGCCGCTACGGGCCCCTGGTCGGTTCGAAGGCTCTTTGCGCGATTCTATCGGTCGGCCACCGTTTCACTCCAAACTCCCTGTGTGCCTGGAAGGAGTTATTGCACTATCTATCCTGTGCTTCTATGAATATGGCCAGCAAGGGAATCTCGATAACTCGGCAAGGTTAGCGAATGAGGCTTTGGAAATGGCCTTCATGCTAGGACTGCATGAGTctctggaggagaatgagtATGCCTTGGCCCGGCGCAGGTCATGGTGGTTTGTG TATATGGCCGCAAGCCATATGGCAACGGTGACTGGCATG CCGGCCTCGTTTGATGTGTACGATCCTTCATTTGTGACCCCATATCCAAAA GACTGGAGGCTCCGTGTTGAAGCCCAACAAACTTTATATGAAGCTGGTATTTTTGCCGTTGAGCTTGACGAGACTATACGGCGCCGAGAGGATGTGTCATGGATTCAAAAGCGGATGTCCGAGCTCGATAATCAGATTACCTCACTGCTATTTGAGTGCCGAGATAAACTGTCAGCAACCCAGGGCCCACAGCCAAACTGTGTCGAATCGGTGGCCGCAAGCGCTTTGAGATCGTATGCTGAGATTAAATTGCACAG TGCTCGGATCAAATTGCACCGATATTGTGCCTTTCAAGATGTGCCCATGTTCTCTGAACAGCCTGGTCCGCATCCAGGCTTGTGTGCCAACAAAAGCATAGACGAAGGTCGAGCATCCAGTGATACGACCTTGCTGCAGCGTCCCGCTTCGATGCAACAATTTGGCATCCAGTTCCCCTTCTCATCGCACACATCCTCAGTGATCTGTGTCCATGCAGCCATAAACGTTGTAACTTTGTTGGACAGTCTTCCATTTCCTAACCCAACTAATGATGACTCTCCGACCAATTTACCGTACATATTCCAGAACTATGAGGTTCCCCGGGCCATGCCCACTTTGATCTGTTGCGCCATGCAGGCGGGCTATACGATGCTGACTCTGAGTTGCAAAACAAGGCCTTTCGTTACAAAGGTGCCGGATTCGAATGCAGGTGACTTTCCATTAGCAGGACTGAGGAACGAGCTGGAACAGAGCCTACGAGTAGTAGCGAAGTTCCTGGCGAATCATGCAATTGCCTTTGAGGCAATCCAAGGAATGCGTG ACGAGATGGTGGAAGCAATAGAACGTGAATTCGGCAAGCCTTGA
- a CDS encoding putative pre-mRNA splicing factor (COG:B,K;~EggNog:ENOG410PKX1;~InterPro:IPR011257,IPR003265;~PFAM:PF00730;~go_function: GO:0003824 - catalytic activity [Evidence IEA];~go_process: GO:0006281 - DNA repair [Evidence IEA];~go_process: GO:0006284 - base-excision repair [Evidence IEA]) — MSHIFRHRAAPVLPRTPRLRPQKISPYFPKPLVDPDSCLPFPPINAPSFGLVQEQLAHDPFRLLIATIFLNRTRGGVALPVLFKVFDRFPTVEAMASTDPSTLASMIHCLGFQNQRAKKCIALAQTWLAFPPTKGKRYRKLHYPCKGDGRDIGADETIADDDARVGWEIAHLPGVGPYSLDSWRIFCRDEVRGLASDWRGLGASKTSFRPEWKSVLPQDKELRAYLTWMWLKEGWVWDRHTGERTPASERVMRAARRGGVAHEEDGNWVLEMSPVKKASNGLTAWS; from the exons ATGTCTCACATATTCAGGCACA GGGCTGCTCCTGTGCTGCCTAGAACACCGCGTCTGAGGCCGCAGAAGATATCCCCATACTTTCCCAAACCTCTGGTCGACCCTGATTCATGTCTTCCGTTTCCGCCCATCAATGCGCCATCGTTCGGCTTGGTACAAGAGCAACTTGCCCATGATCCTTTCCGCCTACTAATTGCCACCATTTTCTTGAACCGTACCCGTGGGGGCGTTGCGCTTCCAGTACTATTCAAAGTGTTTGATCGGTTCCCAACGGTGGAGGCGATGGCATCGACGGACCCGTCAACCCTGGCATCTATGATACACTGTCTCGGATTCCAGAACCAGCGAGCGAAAAAGTGCATTGCACTAGCCCAGACCTGGCTGGCCTTTCCACCTACGAAAGGAAAGCGCTATCGCAAACTTCACTACCCCTGCAAGGGTGACGGACGTGATATTGGCGCAGATGAAACCATTGCTGACGATGACGCTCGCGTGGGTTGGGAGATTGCTCACCTTCCCGGTGTTGGACCCTATTCTTTGGACAGCTGGAGGATCTTCTGCCGCGACGAAGTCCGGGGACTTGCCTCGGATTGGAGAGGTTTGGGAGCTTCCAAGACGTCTTTCAGACCTGAGTGGAAATCAGTGTTGCCGCAAGATAAAGAGCTTCGAGCATACTTGACGTGGATGTGGTTGAAGGAGGGTTGGGTGTGGGATAGACACACTGGAGAGAGAACACCGGCGAGTGAACGAGTGATGCGAGCAGCACGTCGAGGGGGGGTGGCtcatgaggaggatgggaattGGGTTCTGGAGATGTCGCCTGTGAAGAAGGCGTCGAATGGATTGACAGCATGGAGTTAA
- a CDS encoding uncharacterized protein (COG:S;~EggNog:ENOG410PFEA) — MFLPLRLNERDRDRDRERKTSSSSTLSSKSIPRKNRSSHGQTSRTSTKERDPDTPTGRASTPSTSTSNSRKKRRSSMPGVDSASHSGTASFLESRTSLPYPTFSKAHSKEVISKPNIPTPDPTDLTEGGKEGSNGDAKTRAENNNQAPPSPPLTSVDQQSHKASTVGSKEEKGAEEKPEKPKTKIRIRAESTRSSSSLRSKKDDGSKTSKPTRSETVKPKRSSYESDLPSRTASRNSTRSKIVEETVTPKRSSTHATPPRSPATVRDVGPDSANGSDATIAPPHQSTASRKPKSPEKPPSRNQTRSSASSRPSFGARTPVDAAYDYGRPPTASSAYGAPPPPPPPPEVPVSIPKVDYLLQNGGLDHRVPKSMLGPSVPEGSPYAPSPSQSAATKIFEPFNRLLEDYNNVMAKNGSLAVATGYRSVARRLLDRLEAVFARDISCEYCSCLMCEHETMEERPSGVSWGEVLELVSGRRELPSWPAFILNPAVVDANWSGEEHIPMQKLDIDVPEEYRDHFIRQSRKTKVAVDKWLNEQSGQATSAPEEVDDETLTFAILTHLGPHERQLFSALLGLSSTVPTPRPEGPPRPRPAPLVSSSLAIQRLYRLTSAPRDPEAAIYMLNNPGMHHVLATLAAISDDEWDILISGRFDGFLRSGAEDTFPGAPGSTPPRYSYSRSNTPFTTGGISRGPTPNPIDGGIRPASQPYGPSPSPAPASFGGPIALDEEMEIAALAEIERDIYLGMEALEDAFEALHCKAEVVRRALRERGAGLSIANQNRRGSYVEARLGTPASGLGVWDDGADDDFLDDAVSLAPDDSASNISSNRRRRPKRRTERRTPAPVEEEDEEEVYDSRRGSRRR; from the coding sequence ATGTTTCTACCGCTGAGACTAAATGAACGAGATCGCGATAGGGACCGGGAGAGAaagacttcttcatcttcgaccCTTTCATCCAAATCTATACCACGCAAGAATCGCTCGTCCCACGGACAGACCTCCCGCACTTCAACCAAGGAACGCGACCCCGACACTCCCACGGGCCGCGCCTCAACCCCTTCCACATCTACTTCCAATTCCCGCAAAAAGCGCCGCTCCTCCATGCCTGGGGTCGACAGCGCCAGCCACTCGGGCACAGCCTCGTTCCTCGAGTCGAGGACCAGCCTCCCATATCCGACCTTCTCCAAAGCCCACAGCAAAGAAGTCATCAGCAAACCGAACATCCCTACACCAGACCCGACCGATCTGACCGAGGGAGGTAAAGAAGGTAGCAATGGAGATGCGAAGACCCGTGCCGAGAATAACAACCAAGCGCCCCCCAGCCCGCCGCTGACAAGCGTGGACCAGCAATCACACAAGGCAAGCACTGTTGGTAgtaaagaagagaaaggagcggaggagaagccAGAGAAGCCGAAAACCAAGATTCGGATTCGAGCAGAGTCCACGCGGTCATCCTCGAGTCTGCGGTCGAAGAAGGATGACGGTTCCAAAACGAGCAAGCCAACACGGTCGGAGACGGTAAAACCGAAGCGCTCCAGCTATGAGTCTGATTTGCCCTCACGGACGGCCAGCCGCAATTCGACCCGGTCAAAGATTGTCGAGGAAACGGTTACCCCCAAGCGGTCATCCACTCATGCCACTCCCCCTCGCTCCCCTGCGACAGTGCGCGACGTTGGTCCGGACTCAGCAAATGGATCGGACGCAACCATTGCGCCGCCTCATCAGTCTACAGCTTCTCGCAAGCCGAAGAGTCCAGAGAAGCCGCCATCGCGCAATCAGACCCGATCGTCGGCCTCGTCTCGCCCGAGCTTTGGGGCTCGTACACCGGTTGACGCTGCATATGATTATGGACGACCACCCACAGCGAGCTCTGCCTACGGtgctccaccaccacctcctcctcctcccgaAGTTCCTGTCTCAATTCCGAAAGTGGACTATCTTCTACAGAATGGTGGGCTAGACCATCGTGTTCCGAAGTCTATGCTCGGCCCTTCTGTTCCCGAGGGTTCGCCGTATGCGCCATCGCCTTCTCAATCCGCAGCAACCAAGATTTTTGAACCGTTCAACAGACTTCTCGAGGATTACAATAATGTAATGGCCAAGAACGGATCGCTAGCGGTTGCCACGGGGTATCGTTCTGTCGCGCGGCGCCTGCTCGATCGCTTGGAAGCGGTGTTTGCCCGTGACATTTCATGCGAGTACTGCAGTTGTCTGATGTGTGAGCATGAGACAATGGAAGAGCGTCCATCAGGCGTCAGCTGGGGTGAGGTATTGGAGCTTGTCTCGGGTCGTCGTGAACTTCCCAGCTGGCCGGCTTTCATATTGAACCCAGCTGTGGTTGACGCGAACTGGTCTGGGGAGGAACATATTCCCATGCAGAAGCTGGACATTGATGTGCCGGAGGAGTATCGCGACCACTTTATTCGTCAGTCGCGCAAGACGAAAGTTGCTGTGGACAAGTGGCTCAACGAGCAGTCCGGTCAGGCTACGAGCGCACCTGAGGAGGTAGATGACGAAACCCTGACCTTTGCCATCTTAACCCATCTCGGACCTCACGAACGTCAACTATTCTCTGCTCTTCTCGGCCTCAGCTCTACAGTGCCTACGCCGCGACCGGAGGGACCACCACGGCCCCGACCCGCACCATTGGTGTCATCGTCGCTCGCCATCCAGCGGCTGTACCGATTGACCTCCGCTCCGCGTGATCCCGAAGCTGCCATCTATATGCTGAACAATCCCGGCATGCACCATGTTCTCGCCACCTTGGCAGCAATCAGTGACGACGAGTGGGATATTCTAATTTCGGGTCGGTTCGATGGTTTTCTGCGGAGTGGTGCTGAAGACACCTTCCCTGGAGCTCCAGGCTCCACCCCACCACGTTATAGCTACAGTCGATCCAACACTCCGTTCACCACCGGCGGGATCTCGCGCGGTCCGACACCAAACCCAATTGACGGGGGAATCCGACCCGCTAGTCAGCCATATGGCCCATCTCCCTCGCCTGCCCCAGCTTCATTCGGTGGCCCGATCGCCCTGgacgaggaaatggaaatcgCAGCTCTGGCGGAGATTGAGAGGGACATCTACCTCGGTATGGAAGCACTTGAAGATGCTTTTGAGGCCCTTCACTGCAAGGCAGAGGTGGTGCGGCGCGCGCTCCGCGAACGTGGCGCAGGGCTGTCGATTGCAAACCAGAACCGTCGCGGTTCTTATGTGGAGGCTCGCCTGGGGACGCCAGCCTCCGGCTTAGGTGtatgggatgatggggcaGACGACGACTTCTTAGACGACGCCGTGTCGTTGGCCCCAGATGACTCGGCCAGCAACATCAGCTCCAACCGCCGGCGCCGTCCAAAGCGTCGCACTGAACGACGGACACCTGCTcccgtcgaagaagaagacgaggaagaagtataCGACAGCCGACGGGGCTCCCGGAGAAGATAA
- the gprC gene encoding protein gprC (COG:S;~EggNog:ENOG410PHJV;~InterPro:IPR022596,IPR023041;~PFAM:PF11710,PF11970;~TransMembrane:7 (o46-69i90-113o138-156i163-185o213-232i258-278o290-314i)) — translation MSLVHVLSALGAFDEGGRDLFRRTIYGPGGVTLDIDPLPSTQRKGLIAVSVMAVLSFIATLALICFISYRLIFWRGSYARYIGYNQYVILIYNLVLADLQQALAFLICIKWIAEDKISADSAGCFLQGFWLQVGDPGSGLFVMAIAFHTFLLVALGRKMSHRVFVTFVIGVWIFVAVLVIIPLAAHGRYVFIPSGAWCWISEDYESIRLWTHYIWIFLAEFGTVCLYAVMWFQLRIRIKQSAILGSSHIESLKRLRRVIGYMVIYPIAYIVLSLPLAAGRMATAQGNSPSVAYFCVAGALITSSGLVDALLYTLTRRNLILESEPSHDRSYNRFASSKGRKTTENHLTTITADPKMNRTDISALRKGLHHEDDDLEQTVRDGSTDNIVQTAGVELTPMGKVYQHTTIEITSEPAFDNGVEESSDRSSKDSDRHHGRINDSSARMWGR, via the exons ATGAGTCTTGTACATGTCTTGAGTGCCCTGGGGGCATTCGATGAAGGGGGACGCGACCTATTCCGCCGAACGATCTATGGCCCGGGTGGCGTCACTCTGGACATTGATCCCCTCCCCAGCACGCAGCGCAAAGGTCTTATTGCAGTCTCTGTCATGGCCGTTCTATCCTTCATAGCGACACTGGCCTTGATCTGTTTCATCAGCTATCGACTCATCTTCTGGCGCGGTTCCTATGCCCGGTACATCGGTTACAATCAATATGTCATTCTCATCTACAACCTCGTTTTGGCCGATCTCCAGCAAGCGCTCGCCTTCCTGATATGCATCAAATGGATCGCAGAGGATAAGATCTCCGCGGACTCGGCAGGTTGTTTCCTCCAGGGATTCTGGCTGCAGGTAGGAGACCCAGGAAGTGGACTTTTCGTCATGGCGATCGCTTTTCATaccttccttctcgtcgcTCTCGGGCGGAAAATGAGCCATCGCGTCTTCGTCACCTTCGTCATTGGCGTTTGGATCTTCGTCGCCGTCCTAGTCATCATCCCTCTTGCTGCTCATGGCCGCTACGTCTTTATCCCATCAGGTGCCTGG TGCTGGATCAGCGAAGACTACGAATCTATCCGTCTCTGGACTCACTATATCTGGATTTTCTTGGCCGAATTCGGCACGGTCTGTCTATACGCGGTGATGTGGTTCCAGCTGCGGATCCGGATCAAGCAATCCGCCATTCTGGGCAGCAGTCACATCGAAAGTCTCAAGCGCCTTCGCCGCGTCATCGGATACATGGTTATCTATCCGATCGCCTATATTGTTCTGTCCCTCCCTCTGGCCGCAGGTCGAATGGCGACCGCGCAAGGCAACTCCCCAAGTGTAGCCTACTTCTGTGTTGCCGGTGCTTTGATCACCAGCTCCGGACTGGTTGACGCCCTGCTTTACACCCTGACCCGTCGCAACCTGATTCTGGAATCGGAGCCCAGCCACGATCGCAGTTACAACCGCTTCGCCAGCAGCAAGGGCCGAAAGACCACAGAAAACCAtctaaccaccatcaccgcgGACCCCAAGATGAACCGGACGGACATTAGCGCTCTGCGCAAGGGCTTAcatcatgaagatgatgatctcGAGCAAACTGTGCGCGACGGCTCCACCGACAACATCGTGCAGACTGCCGGCGTTGAATTGACCCCCATGGGTAAGGTGTACCAACACACGACGATCGAGATTACCTCTGAACCTGCATTCGACAATGGAGTCGAAGAGAGCAGCGATCGCTCGAGCAAGGATTCAGACCGTCACCATGGGAGAATCAATGACTCGTCAGCACGGATGTGGGGGAGGTAG
- a CDS encoding gamma-glutamyltransferase (COG:E;~EggNog:ENOG410PGQX;~InterPro:IPR000101,IPR043137,IPR029055,IPR043138;~MEROPS:MER0001629;~PFAM:PF01019;~TransMembrane:1 (i48-70o);~go_function: GO:0036374 - glutathione hydrolase activity [Evidence IEA];~go_process: GO:0006751 - glutathione catabolic process [Evidence IEA]), producing the protein METYQPKKSSSQDAEKQPLLETWETPAERSQLTLLHDKRPSASTMFRLAKFTILSTLLLTIITIHLPSVLTSPLDFATSRLDRASKLEDGKRGAVASESAICSRHGTDIINMGGNAADAMVATMLCVGTVGMYHSGIGGGGFMLVKTPEGTFEAIDFRETAPAAAFQDMFENNTKAAVSGGLASAVPGELRGLGYLHSKYGSLPWSTVVQPAIQTAREGWSVGHDLVRYMNAAVGDDEDFLSQDPTWALDFAPNGTRLGVGDTITRKRYAATLETIANEGPDAFYSGSIAKTMIDAVQKANGTMTLEDLANYTVAIRNISEIDYRGYRITSTPAPSSGIVALNVLKVLGTYDNLFSPDTLNLSTHRLDEAIRFGYGLRTNLGDPFFLDGLDTYQEMMLADSTIEEIRKNISDQHTQAVSAYNPQGYESLETPGTSHIAAIDHSGLAISAITTINLLFGSKVMVPETGIIMNNEMDDFSIPNSSNSFGYIPSEANFIRPGKRPLSSCTPAIVTHPNGTVFFVAGSAGGSRIITATIQNIIHVVDEGLSAAEALAQPRLHDQLVPNRVTFEYDYDNETVSFMEARGHNVTWVGPGESTAQAIRVLPNGTFDAAGEPRQADSGGFAV; encoded by the exons ATGGAGACCTATCAGCCAAAGAAAAGTTCGAGCCAagatgcggagaagcag CCACTTCTCGAAACCTGGGAGACCCCGGCTGAGCGATCGCAGTTGACCCTGTTACATGACAAGCGACCCAGCGCTTCAACTATGTTCCGCCTTGCGAAATTCACGATATTGTCGACGCTACTCCTCACCATAATAACGATACATCTGCCAAGTGTGCTCACCTCGCCTCTTGATTTTGCGACTAGCCGGCTTGACCGAGCGAGTAAattggaggatgggaagcGCGGTGCAGTGGCGAGCGAAAGTGCTATCTGCAGTCGACATGgaacagatattataaacaTGGGAGGAAATGCAGCTGACGCG ATGGTTGCAACAATGCTCTGCGTTGGAACTGTTG GCATGTACCATAGTGGAatcggaggaggtggattcATGCTGGTCAAGACCCCTGAAGGCACCTTTGAAGCCATCGATTTCCGCGAAACTGCCCCAGCGGCCGCTTTCCAGGATATGTTTGAGAATAATACGAAGGCTGCCGTTAGCGGGGGCCTTGCAAG TGCCGTTCCTGGGGAACTGCGTGGTCTCGGGTATCTCCACAGCAAGTATGGCTCGCTCCCCTGGTCAACTGTTGTGCAGCCCGCCATCCAAACCGCACGGGAGGGGTGGTCAGTCGGGCATGACCTGGTCCGCTATATGAACGCTGCTGTCGGGGATGACGAAGACTTTCTGTCTCAGGACCCTACCTGGGCGCTCGACTTTGCTCCCAATGGAACCAGGCTCGGTGTAGGTGATACCATTACGCGAAAACGTTATGCGGCCACGCTGGAGACAATCGCAAACGAGGGCCCCGATGCCTTCTACTCTGGATCAATCGCAAAGACTATGATAGATGCGGTACAGAAAGCTAACGGTACAATGACGCTTGAGGACTTGGCCAATTATACGGTCGCTATCCGCAACATCTCAGAAATTGATTATCGCGGCTATCGGATTACTAGCACCCCAGCCCCTTCCAGTGGTATCGTAGCTCTGAACGTTCTCAAAGTTCTGGGTACTTACGATAACCTTTTTAGTCCGGATACTCTGAACCTGAGCACTCATCGATTGGATGAGGCTATACGGTTTGGATATGGATTG AGAACTAATCTAGGAGATCCGTTCTTCCTCGATGGCTTGGACACGTATCAGGAAATGATGTTAGCGGATTCCACCATTGAAGAGATTCGAAAGAACATTTCCGACCAGCATACCCAAGCCGTGTCTGCCTACAATCCGCAGGGATATGAAAGTCTTGAAAC ACCGGGTACCTCGCATATTGCTGCCATTGATCACAGTGGGCTTGCCATTTCCGCGATTACGACCATTAATCTGCTTTTTGGCTCCAAAGTCATGGTTCCTGAGACTGGTATTATAATGAATAATGAGATGGATG ACTTTTCTATTCCTAATTCGTCCAACTCCTTTGGCTATATTCCGTCCGAGGCAAACTTCATACGACCCGGGAAACGCCCACTGTCTTCTTGCACTCCGGCCATTGTTACCCATCCTAATGGAACAGTGTTCTTCGTCGCCGGCTCGGCAGGAGGTAGTCGGATTATCACTGCCACCATCCAGAACATTATCCATGTCGTCGACGAAGGTCTTTCAGCGGCAGAAGCCTTGGCCCAGCCGCGCCTTCACGATCAACTGGTCCCGAATCGTGTCACATTCGAGTACGATTATGACAATGAGACTGTGTCCTTCATGGAGGCAAGAGGTCACAATGTGACCTGGGTAGGTCCAGGGGAGAGCACGGCGCAGGCCATTCGAGTTTTACCGAATGGAACCTTCGATGCTGCAGGGGAGCCTAGACAGGCTGATTCTGGAGGGTTCGCTGTCTGA